The Desulfovibrio sp. TomC genome segment CTCATCATTTTTAACAATGTATGCCTGGCGCGGATACAGTCTTTCAGAAGAAACCTCTTTTCTCGAAGAAGGTAAAAAGGAACTTAGCCAAGTTCAAAAGCATTTATCTGATGCCAAAACACATGCCGACAAGTACTCTGACTTGGTCAAGCTGCGGGAAAACGTTGCTCTGGCCCAAAGCAAAGTTAATGAATATTCAAAACTTGCCGATCAAACCGTAGCTCAAATCCAAGCACTAGATAAAGACCGAAAACTACTTGACACTGCAGCAACTAGCTACGCAAAAAACACAAGCGATTTCCTTAAAAGTCAAGAAGATGCTCTTGCCAAAGAAATCTCCAATGGAACATCTGGCGACAAGCTTAAAGAAAGGACCAGCAAAGTTTCAATGATCAACGATGTCATAGACATTGGAAATGAAACACGCATTTTGGTCTGGAAAGCGCAAGCCCTCAGGGAACCTAAAATTCTTGAAGGAGCAATGAGTAACTTCCCAAAGATTGAAGATTTACTGGCAAAAATAAAAAGCATTACGTTTGCCGAAGCAAATATTCGGCAGTTAGCAACAACCAGTGAATCAGCACAAGCTTACAAATCTGCGATGACAGGTCTAGTTACAAATTGGAATGAATTACAAAAAATCAACGTCAAAAGGACAGAGATCGGCCAAGCAGTTTTAAGTGCTGCGGCTCAGACATCACTTGCAGGTATGGATCAAACAAGTGAGATTTCGAAGGAAGCAGTCACCAGTCTTGGGACTGCCTCTACTACCATGGTTGTAGGACTTTCTATCGCCCTTCTCCTAGGTATTATCGTTTCAGTCGTTTTAACAAAAGCAATTACGGGGCCAGTTCAAAAGGGTGTTCAGTTTGCCGAAGCCATGTCTAACGGAGATTTCACCAAAACCCTTGAAATAGATCAAAAAGACGAAATCGGTATTTTGGCAGCATCCCTTAATACTATGGTTGTAAAATTGCGTGAGGTTGTGGCTGAAATTCAATCTGCCTCAGAGAATGTTGCTTCTGGTTCAGAAGAATTATCTGCTTCAGCTCAAAGCATGTCTCAAGGTGCAACAGAACAAGCGGCCAGCGTTGAAGAGATTTCTTCATCCATGGAGCAAATGTCCTCAAACATAAAACAAAATGCTGAGAATGCCCAGCAAACCCAGTCTATTGCAGTCAAAGCCGCACAAGACGCTCAAGAAGGTGGAAAAGCTGTCATTTCAGCTGTGACCGCCATGAAAAATATTGCTGAAAAGATTTCGATTATCGAAGAAATAGCACGTCAGACCAACCTGTTAGCCCTTAACGCAGCTATCGAAGCAGCTAGAGCAGGTGAACACGGTAAAGGGTTTGCGGTCGTAGCCGCAGAAGTCAGGAAACTGGCTGAACGGAGTGGCAGTGCTGCCTCGGAAATTTCTGATCTTTCGACCTCGAGTGTTCGAATTGCTGAGCAAGCTGGGCAAATGTTGACCAAGATGGTCCCAGACATCCAGCGGACGGCAGAACTCGTCCAGGAAATTGCTGCGTCCAGTATGGAACAAAACTCTGGAGCAGATCAGATAAATAAAGCCATTACTCAACTTGATCAGGTTGTCCAACAGAACGCATCTGCTTCCGAGGAAATGGCATCGACATCTGAAGAACTCTCGAGTCAAGCTGAACAACTTCAAAGCACAATTGAATTTTTCCAAGTTGGCACTACTGCTAATAGACGACGTGCAACACCAAAAGCATTGCCTACTGGCCGTGCACGGGTTGTTTCCACGTCCAGAAAGCAAACTTCT includes the following:
- a CDS encoding methyl-accepting chemotaxis protein translates to MRNLKLGMKIGIGFGILILIACSLGGMAVFNMTNVEHDAKKLSDEYVPEVAIATNVERSSFLTMYAWRGYSLSEETSFLEEGKKELSQVQKHLSDAKTHADKYSDLVKLRENVALAQSKVNEYSKLADQTVAQIQALDKDRKLLDTAATSYAKNTSDFLKSQEDALAKEISNGTSGDKLKERTSKVSMINDVIDIGNETRILVWKAQALREPKILEGAMSNFPKIEDLLAKIKSITFAEANIRQLATTSESAQAYKSAMTGLVTNWNELQKINVKRTEIGQAVLSAAAQTSLAGMDQTSEISKEAVTSLGTASTTMVVGLSIALLLGIIVSVVLTKAITGPVQKGVQFAEAMSNGDFTKTLEIDQKDEIGILAASLNTMVVKLREVVAEIQSASENVASGSEELSASAQSMSQGATEQAASVEEISSSMEQMSSNIKQNAENAQQTQSIAVKAAQDAQEGGKAVISAVTAMKNIAEKISIIEEIARQTNLLALNAAIEAARAGEHGKGFAVVAAEVRKLAERSGSAASEISDLSTSSVRIAEQAGQMLTKMVPDIQRTAELVQEIAASSMEQNSGADQINKAITQLDQVVQQNASASEEMASTSEELSSQAEQLQSTIEFFQVGTTANRRRATPKALPTGRARVVSTSRKQTSTAKIDLDMDDHDFEKF